The Naumovozyma dairenensis CBS 421 chromosome 3, complete genome genome has a window encoding:
- the RSM22 gene encoding tRNA methyltransferase RSM22 (similar to Saccharomyces cerevisiae RSM22 (YKL155C); ancestral locus Anc_5.264), with protein sequence MLNVRQIPFRLIFQRYNSTSSKFLPETVIGQCYRPQIVLNPDVTKAINNNILSLDHPKNLRRVAKNYFVDLHRNNLHKAPLTPLQVDAHIASIFLQNYGAIYQTLMELKKRASTKGEEWVPNRVLDVGFGPATGIIALNDIFQNMEKKPTVKDAVIMGSLDMQRKAKIILSRQIDEIVDPTSLNASEESAEVSERIDILKADNEIMTDTEEVYEEELVGEVMTKKIKIKTNLRDDLPLNKEYDLIILTHQLLHDESKFHTQVDENLTRYLKLLAPGGNIVIIERGNPLGFEITVKARQLMIRPENYPNEHGKIPRPWIRGATLKDKTVPENIDYYLKIIAPSPHHRACPLQTDNPNYYSFPEGKNLKICTFQKSIERPKFSLELKKGRLLSAPWDDVEGINHDRSYKPTPDMKGKGRPYGKNYEIINYSYLIAERSLNDPETLAHIKKLREEQPFNFQIGSLGDGSPDTWPRIISQPIKRKGHVILDVCGPSGELEKWTIPKSFSKEIYYDARKAMKGDLWGLDAKVKIKGRGRLNVEKFERLEKERIRVSKKETRKHEREVLQTFNKLNNEDIPDNSEATETVQQLSEVYGHYFKHREPNNTKRKY encoded by the coding sequence ATGTTAAATGTACGACAGATACCCTTCCGTCTTATATTTCAAAGGTATAACTCAACCAGTTCAAAGTTCCTACCAGAGACAGTCATAGGACAATGCTACAGACCTCAAATAGTATTGAATCCAGATGTAACAAAGGCaatcaacaataatattctttctttggaTCATCCTAAGAATCTTCGAAGAGTTGCAAAAAATTACTTCGTTGACCTTCACAGAAATAATTTACATAAGGCACCTTTGACGCCTTTACAGGTGGATGCTCATATTGCTTCTATTTTCTTACAAAATTATGGTGCCATTTATCAAACATTAATGgagttgaagaaaagagcTTCAACAAAGGGAGAGGAATGGGTACCGAATCGTGTTTTGGATGTTGGATTTGGACCTGCTACAGGAATTATTGCGttgaatgatatatttcaaaatatggAAAAGAAACCAACTGTCAAAGATGCTGTGATTATGGGTTCATTAGATATGCAAAGAAAGGCTAAGATTATACTTAGTAGACAAATCGATGAAATTGTTGATCCAACATCTCTAAATGCCAGTGAAGAGAGTGCCGAAGTAAGTGAAAGAATAGATATATTGAAAGCTGATAACGAAATCATGACAGACACCGAGGAAGTATACGAGGAGGAATTAGTTGGGGAAGTAATGACAAAGAagattaaaattaaaacgAATTTAAGAGACGATTTACCATTAAACAAAGAATACGATTTGATTATACTTACTCATCAACTACTGCATGACGAATCTAAATTCCATACCCAAGTCGATGAAAACTTGACACGATATCTAAAATTACTGGCACCTGGTGGTAACATTGTTATTATCGAACGAGGAAACCCGTTAGGTTTTGAAATTACTGTGAAAGCAAGACAACTCATGATTAGGCCCGAGAATTATCCTAATGAACATGGGAAAATACCAAGACCATGGATACGTGGTGCAACTTTAAAAGACAAGACAGTTCCAGAAAATATCGACTACTACCTGAAAATAATAGCTCCGAGTCCACATCATAGGGCTTGTCCATTACAAACCGATAATCCAAACTATTACAGCTTCCCTGAAGggaaaaatttgaaaatatgtACTTTCCAAAAGTCAATCGAGAGACCTAAATTCAGCCTAGAACTTAAGAAGGGAAGATTATTATCTGCACCATGGGATGATGTAGAAGGAATAAACCATGATAGATCTTACAAACCAACTCCGGATATGAAAGGAAAAGGTAGACCATATGGGAAAAATTatgaaataattaattattcttatttaatAGCTGAGAGATCTTTAAATGACCCAGAAACACTTGCtcatataaaaaaattaaggGAGGAACAACCTTTCAATTTCCAAATTGGATCCTTAGGTGATGGAAGTCCCGATACATGGCCTAGAATTATTTCACAACCAATTAAACGGAAAGGTCACGTAATATTAGACGTCTGTGGACCTTCTGGGGAATTAGAGAAATGGACGATACCtaaatcattttctaaagaaatttattACGATGCAAGGAAGGCAATGAAAGGTGATTTATGGGGATTAGACGCAAAAGTGAAAATAAAGGGTAGAGGAAGACTAAATGTGGAAAAGTTTGAAAGAttggaaaaggaaagaattCGTGTATCGAAGAAAGAAACGAGAAAACACGAGCGGGAAGTATTACAGACGTTTaacaaattgaataatgaagatatcCCAGATAATTCAGAAGCAACTGAAACTGTTCAACAATTATCCGAAGTATATGGCCATTACTTTAAACATAGGGAACCAAACAATACAAAAAGAAAGTACTGA